ATGACCATCGTTAGAGGCCGATCCAATCTGCGACGGAGCCAGCATGCCGCGCTACTTCTTCCATATCTCTGATAGCTCTTCGCTGGATGATGCCGGCACTGAGCTCCCCGACATTGCAGCCGCACAAGCTGAAGCCCTGCAAATGAGTGGCCAAATCATCAAACAAGGCTCAATGGGAAATCTG
The genomic region above belongs to Bradyrhizobium arachidis and contains:
- a CDS encoding DUF6894 family protein: MPRYFFHISDSSSLDDAGTELPDIAAAQAEALQMSGQIIKQGSMGNLWKDIPWAMKVTDGPLPHGRTLFVLRFAAFQSEPPS